In one window of Zingiber officinale cultivar Zhangliang chromosome 11A, Zo_v1.1, whole genome shotgun sequence DNA:
- the LOC122031507 gene encoding uncharacterized protein LOC122031507, whose translation MDRSGELKRHFEVDADETAPTEVKRLRVDFLFDILDDDAGPTGEQDLASVMKSLEEEISLPSPADLPAVSHLSEEGLEVARQPDLGFLYEASDDELGLPPADAASSADESGAAAEADVAGFSRIWGFDDAVDGYDGLGLGMRPEERAFEGGQAVEGGLFDYTDEIYGPYDLYDLTWRTESLPAV comes from the coding sequence ATGGATCGCTCTGGCGAGCTCAAGCGCCACTTCGAGGTGGATGCCGACGAGACGGCGCCGACTGAGGTGAAGCGGCTGAGAGTCGACTTCCTCTTTGACATACTCGACGACGATGCTGGCCCCACCGGCGAGCAGGACCTCGCGTCTGTGATGAAGAGCTTGGAGGAGGAGATCTCCCTCCCGTCCCCTGCTGATCTGCCGGCCGTATCGCATCTCTCGGAAGAGGGACTCGAGGTGGCGCGGCAGCCTGATCTAGGGTTCCTGTATGAGGCCTCCGACGATGAGCTCGGGCTCCCGCCGGCCGATGCCGCGTCCTCGGCGGATGAGAGCGGGGCGGCCGCGGAGGCGGATGTTGCCGGTTTCAGCCGGATCTGGGGGTTCGACGATGCGGTTGACGGCTACGATGGGTTAGGGCTCGGGATGCGGCCGGAGGAGCGGGCGTTTGAGGGTGGACAAGCGGTAGAAGGCGGACTGTTTGATTACACTGATGAGATTTATGGACCGTACGATCTATATGATCTTACGTGGCGGACTGAGTCGCTCCCTGCCGTCTGA
- the LOC122031718 gene encoding uncharacterized lipoprotein syc1174_c-like isoform X2, whose protein sequence is MLAAAACFPSSHSSTALVGGRRPSLPLSVASFRWASSRRPRLSCSVSTSYTKFQRPYTTVLIVPTGVGASIGGFSGDALPVARTLATVADCVISHPNVLNAAMLYWPMPNVLYVEGYALDRFAEGLWALQPVHQNKIGLIFDAGMEEELRIRHLQVADAARASLGLPLMEYIVTDSPLEVEKWIDPFCGKSTGRIQHPDSLLRAVHTLVSKSLVNAVAVVGRFPDDDEGTEDYRQGKIGYTFLPCVLAGLSAAPQYVSRANGSPGDGCILAGDVDSVILPADACAGDAVLAFANSKNPKPLIITVQENETVLDDTPDKFGIKAMKVHNYWEAIGVVAAHKAGINPEALRRGGIDNIKCHSPPSSPVTSRVPSSSILVDRACSS, encoded by the exons ATGTTGGCCGCCGCGGCCTGCTTCCCGTCCTCCCACTCCTCGACAGCACTCGTCGGCGGCCGCCGGCCCTCGCTTCCACTCTCCGTCGCCAGTTTTCGCTGGGCGTCCAGCCGCCGTCCTCGCCTCTCATGCTCCGTGTCCACGTCTTATACCAAA TTCCAGAGGCCCTACACCACGGTGCTGATTGTCCCTACGGGAGTTGGCGCATCTATCGGAGGCTTCTCCGGCGACGCCTTGCCGGTTGCGCGAACCCTCGCCACCGTTGCCGACTGCGTCATCTCTCATCCTAAT GTTCTGAATGCTGCAATGCTCTATTGGCCGATGCCAAATGTGCTTTATGTTGAGGGGTATGCGCTTGATAGGTTTGCCGAAGGGTTATGGGCCTTACAACCAGTTCATCAAAATAAG ATAGGTTTGATATTCGATGCTGGAATGGAGGAGGAACTTCGAATTCGCCATTTGCAGGTTGCAGATGCTGCTAGAGCTTCACTAGGCTTGCCTCTAATGGAATACATAGTAACAGATTCTCCTTTAGAG GTTGAAAAATGGATTGATCCCTTCTGTGGGAAATCAACAGGAAGGATTCAGCATCCTGATTCACTGTTAAGAGCTGTTCATACTCTTGTTAGCAAGTCACTAGTAAATGCAGTTGCAGTAGTTGGACGTTTCCCAGATGATGATGAAGGAACAGAGGATTACCGACAAGGGAAG ATTGGTTATACCTTCCTGCCATGTGTGCTTGCTGGATTAAGTGCTGCTCCCCAGTATGTTTCAAGGGCAAACGGATCACCCGGCGATGGTTGCATACTCGCTGGAGATGTTGATAGTGTAATTCTTCCAGCAGATGCCTGTGCAGGAGATGCTGTTCTTGCGTTCGCAAATTCGAAAAATCCCAAG CCTCTGATAATCACAGTTCAGGAGAATGAAACAGTGCTCGATGATACACCTGATAAGTTTGGCATCAAAGCA ATGAAAGTCCATAACTATTGGGAAGCTATAGGTGTGGTTGCAGCTCACAAGGCAGGTATAAATCCAGAAGCCCTGCGAAGAGGAGGAATCGATAACATCAAATGCCATTCGCCACCCTCTTCCCCTGTTACTTCTAGAGTACCTTCCTCCTCCATACTTGTTGATCGAGCTTGTTCATCGTAG
- the LOC122031718 gene encoding uncharacterized lipoprotein syc1174_c-like isoform X1 codes for MLAAAACFPSSHSSTALVGGRRPSLPLSVASFRWASSRRPRLSCSVSTSYTKFQRPYTTVLIVPTGVGASIGGFSGDALPVARTLATVADCVISHPNVLNAAMLYWPMPNVLYVEGYALDRFAEGLWALQPVHQNKIGLIFDAGMEEELRIRHLQVADAARASLGLPLMEYIVTDSPLEVEKWIDPFCGKSTGRIQHPDSLLRAVHTLVSKSLVNAVAVVGRFPDDDEGTEDYRQGKGVDTLAGVEAIISHLVVKEFQIPCAHAPALLPDSLSCSVSPRSAAEEIGYTFLPCVLAGLSAAPQYVSRANGSPGDGCILAGDVDSVILPADACAGDAVLAFANSKNPKPLIITVQENETVLDDTPDKFGIKAMKVHNYWEAIGVVAAHKAGINPEALRRGGIDNIKCHSPPSSPVTSRVPSSSILVDRACSS; via the exons ATGTTGGCCGCCGCGGCCTGCTTCCCGTCCTCCCACTCCTCGACAGCACTCGTCGGCGGCCGCCGGCCCTCGCTTCCACTCTCCGTCGCCAGTTTTCGCTGGGCGTCCAGCCGCCGTCCTCGCCTCTCATGCTCCGTGTCCACGTCTTATACCAAA TTCCAGAGGCCCTACACCACGGTGCTGATTGTCCCTACGGGAGTTGGCGCATCTATCGGAGGCTTCTCCGGCGACGCCTTGCCGGTTGCGCGAACCCTCGCCACCGTTGCCGACTGCGTCATCTCTCATCCTAAT GTTCTGAATGCTGCAATGCTCTATTGGCCGATGCCAAATGTGCTTTATGTTGAGGGGTATGCGCTTGATAGGTTTGCCGAAGGGTTATGGGCCTTACAACCAGTTCATCAAAATAAG ATAGGTTTGATATTCGATGCTGGAATGGAGGAGGAACTTCGAATTCGCCATTTGCAGGTTGCAGATGCTGCTAGAGCTTCACTAGGCTTGCCTCTAATGGAATACATAGTAACAGATTCTCCTTTAGAG GTTGAAAAATGGATTGATCCCTTCTGTGGGAAATCAACAGGAAGGATTCAGCATCCTGATTCACTGTTAAGAGCTGTTCATACTCTTGTTAGCAAGTCACTAGTAAATGCAGTTGCAGTAGTTGGACGTTTCCCAGATGATGATGAAGGAACAGAGGATTACCGACAAGGGAAG GGAGTAGATACATTGGCAGGAGTGGAAGCAATTATCAGTCATCTTGTTGTGAAAGAATTTCAGATACCTTGTGCTCATGCACCTGCATTATTGCCTGATTCTCTAAGTTGTTCAGTGTCCCCAAGATCTGCTGCTGAAGAG ATTGGTTATACCTTCCTGCCATGTGTGCTTGCTGGATTAAGTGCTGCTCCCCAGTATGTTTCAAGGGCAAACGGATCACCCGGCGATGGTTGCATACTCGCTGGAGATGTTGATAGTGTAATTCTTCCAGCAGATGCCTGTGCAGGAGATGCTGTTCTTGCGTTCGCAAATTCGAAAAATCCCAAG CCTCTGATAATCACAGTTCAGGAGAATGAAACAGTGCTCGATGATACACCTGATAAGTTTGGCATCAAAGCA ATGAAAGTCCATAACTATTGGGAAGCTATAGGTGTGGTTGCAGCTCACAAGGCAGGTATAAATCCAGAAGCCCTGCGAAGAGGAGGAATCGATAACATCAAATGCCATTCGCCACCCTCTTCCCCTGTTACTTCTAGAGTACCTTCCTCCTCCATACTTGTTGATCGAGCTTGTTCATCGTAG